One window from the genome of Rufibacter tibetensis encodes:
- the recO gene encoding DNA repair protein RecO, with product MLVKTRGIVLSFIKFKESSIIVRIYTEELGLQSYIVNSVRKKGSASRIALFQPFTLLDMVVYPSGKGGLTRISEYKCSYQFSTVPYDIRKSSILLFLSEVVSRTIREEEENRQLFEFLHNSIQLFDELKTGFENFHLIFLLQLGGYLGFGVSSADELITQVAFEAGGAPALGNSLMQLQQLEPYLTEVIQKGEGANLPNGKIRRELLSLLVRYFQLHVDQLGEIRSLPVLSEVLSE from the coding sequence ATGCTGGTAAAAACCCGTGGCATTGTCCTGAGCTTTATCAAATTCAAAGAGTCTTCCATCATTGTTCGCATCTACACCGAAGAACTAGGATTGCAGAGCTACATTGTGAACAGCGTCAGGAAGAAGGGAAGTGCGTCACGTATAGCCTTATTTCAGCCTTTTACCTTGCTGGACATGGTGGTGTACCCATCTGGAAAAGGAGGGCTCACTCGCATCTCTGAATACAAATGCAGCTACCAGTTCAGTACCGTGCCTTACGATATCAGGAAAAGCAGTATTCTGTTATTTCTGTCAGAGGTGGTTTCCAGAACCATCAGAGAAGAAGAAGAAAACAGGCAGCTTTTTGAGTTCCTGCACAATTCCATTCAGTTGTTTGACGAGCTGAAAACCGGGTTTGAGAACTTCCACCTGATCTTTCTACTGCAATTAGGCGGTTATCTGGGGTTTGGAGTTTCTTCAGCCGACGAACTTATTACTCAAGTTGCTTTTGAAGCAGGTGGTGCACCGGCTTTGGGGAATAGCCTGATGCAGTTGCAGCAATTGGAACCGTATTTAACAGAAGTTATCCAAAAGGGTGAAGGAGCCAATTTGCCCAATGGGAAAATCCGACGGGAGTTGTTAAGCCTGTTGGTGCGCTACTTTCAACTGCACGTTGACCAATTAGGCGAGATCAGGTCTTTGCCCGTTCTGTCAGAAGTGTTAAGTGAATAG
- a CDS encoding FKBP-type peptidyl-prolyl cis-trans isomerase translates to MQQLLKRSALWQLLLAFSFLLGLTSCGDEPDPYDPYANYDYEAQAKADDAMIQAYFKANNITDTVKTASGLYYKVLKPGTGAKPVAGQKVSVHYIGKLVQNEYVFDSSWKRVYPFEFQVGAGKVIKGWDEGLPLMQEGEKAILFIPSHLGYGPVGSYPSIPSGAPLMFEVDLLDIL, encoded by the coding sequence ATGCAACAGTTACTAAAGAGAAGCGCGTTATGGCAGTTATTACTGGCCTTTAGCTTCCTTCTCGGGCTTACTTCTTGTGGCGACGAACCAGATCCGTATGATCCCTACGCCAACTATGATTATGAAGCCCAGGCAAAAGCCGATGATGCGATGATTCAGGCCTATTTTAAGGCTAACAACATCACAGACACTGTAAAGACCGCCTCAGGCTTGTACTACAAAGTACTGAAGCCTGGAACCGGCGCAAAACCGGTAGCGGGTCAGAAAGTGAGCGTGCATTACATTGGGAAACTGGTGCAGAATGAGTACGTCTTTGATTCTTCATGGAAAAGAGTTTACCCGTTTGAATTTCAGGTGGGTGCCGGAAAAGTAATCAAAGGCTGGGATGAAGGCTTGCCCCTTATGCAAGAAGGAGAAAAAGCCATTCTGTTTATCCCTTCTCACTTAGGATATGGCCCTGTAGGAAGTTACCCTTCCATCCCAAGCGGTGCTCCTCTTATGTTTGAGGTTGATTTATTAGACATCTTGTAG